GTTGACGAATGTTTTCCTGGTGCTGAAAAAATAATTCTGGTACAGGATAACTTGAATACCCATGTGAAAGCCTCATTATATAAGGCTTTTGAACCGGATGAAGCTCAACGTATTCTGAGCAAATTAGAATTTCACTATACTCCAAAACATGGCAGTTGGTTAAATATGGCAGAAATTGAATTAAGTGTTTTAAACCGACAATGTCTGAATCGACGTATTGCCAAAAAAGATATATTGAAGAAGGAAATAGCGGCTTGGGAGAAACAGAGAAATCAAACTGGCTCAGTCATGGATTGGCAATTTACCACTGAAGAAGCTCGGATTAAGTTAAAGCATTTATATCCGTTAATAAAGCATTGACAGACCACTAGGATGTCTGTAGAGTCTTTTTGCGATCGCCTTACAAAACTCAACAAACGACTGAAACGTTGGCAAATGAGTCGGGTTACTCGATATTCTTTTGAGAAGTTCTTCTAAATAATACTGTTTTCCAGCATCACCGGGATTTCGTTTAGTATAGGATATTTGTTTCGCTCTAAA
This sequence is a window from Roseofilum casamattae BLCC-M143. Protein-coding genes within it:
- a CDS encoding transposase, giving the protein VDECFPGAEKIILVQDNLNTHVKASLYKAFEPDEAQRILSKLEFHYTPKHGSWLNMAEIELSVLNRQCLNRRIAKKDILKKEIAAWEKQRNQTGSVMDWQFTTEEARIKLKHLYPLIKH